In Calditrichota bacterium, the following are encoded in one genomic region:
- a CDS encoding polysaccharide deacetylase family protein, producing MQFLHKTGFQTISVNDIYSQTAKTGEKLVLTFDDADISVYENAFPIMKKFGFVGTIFVITDFVGKPDTWDANPIGKHSLQMNWQQIRELVENGWSVGSHTVSHRDLTSLSENDLLRELMESKRILENEINANVSVISYPFGRFNCNVAKKTLEAGYDKGFVLGNFSFPDEKIQKMAIPRLGVYLIDFLGAFARKLKGSKFEFLKQNVISRFSVGSILWKRIFS from the coding sequence ATGCAGTTTTTACACAAGACCGGTTTTCAGACTATTTCTGTCAACGACATCTATTCCCAAACAGCGAAAACAGGGGAAAAGCTTGTCCTCACATTTGATGATGCTGATATTTCAGTTTACGAAAATGCTTTTCCCATCATGAAAAAATTCGGCTTTGTGGGTACAATCTTTGTGATTACGGACTTCGTCGGAAAGCCTGATACGTGGGACGCAAATCCCATCGGAAAACATTCTCTCCAAATGAATTGGCAGCAAATCAGGGAATTGGTTGAAAACGGCTGGTCTGTTGGCTCTCACACTGTGTCCCATCGAGATTTAACTTCATTGTCGGAAAATGACCTGCTTCGAGAATTGATGGAATCAAAAAGGATTCTTGAGAATGAAATCAATGCAAACGTTTCAGTGATTTCCTATCCCTTTGGTCGCTTCAACTGCAATGTGGCAAAAAAAACGCTTGAAGCAGGCTATGATAAAGGATTTGTGCTGGGAAATTTTTCTTTTCCTGATGAAAAAATACAAAAAATGGCCATTCCCAGGCTTGGTGTTTACTTGATCGATTTTTTAGGAGCATTCGCCAGAAAGCTCAAAGGCAGCAAGTTTGAATTTTTAAAACAAAATGTTATCAGTCGCTTCTCTGTTGGCTCCATTCTGTGGAAAAGAATATTTTCTTAA
- the ald gene encoding alanine dehydrogenase: MIIGVPKEIKANENRVALQPAGAEILTHHGHTVYVQKGAGVGSGFADEMYEKSGAKILDTAKEIFDTAEMIMKVKEPLPPEIAMIKSGQILFTYFHFAASRELTEGIMNTKSIAIAYETIETADGSLPLLNPMSEVAGRLAIQAGARCLEKAFGGSGVLLGGVTGVPPAKVVILGGGIVGTNAAQMAAGLGANVVILDINIDRLRFLNHVLPANVTTMMSSPENIRQQISDADLVVGAVLIHGAKAPHLITKDMLKLMKKGSVIVDVAVDQGGCVETIHPTTHAEPTYVVDGVIHYGVANMPGAVPRTSTVALTNVTLPYAVQIANKGYAEAIKSNREIALGVNVIDGKVTYKPVADTFAMEFTPLEDIVK; encoded by the coding sequence ATGATTATTGGTGTTCCGAAGGAAATTAAGGCTAATGAGAATCGTGTTGCTCTTCAACCTGCTGGCGCTGAAATTTTGACGCATCATGGCCACACAGTGTATGTGCAGAAGGGCGCAGGCGTTGGAAGTGGATTTGCTGATGAAATGTACGAAAAATCTGGCGCGAAAATTTTGGACACAGCGAAAGAAATATTTGACACGGCAGAAATGATTATGAAGGTGAAAGAACCGTTACCGCCAGAAATTGCAATGATCAAATCGGGACAAATTTTGTTTACCTATTTTCATTTTGCAGCTTCCCGTGAATTGACCGAAGGAATCATGAATACAAAAAGCATTGCCATCGCCTATGAAACCATTGAAACGGCAGATGGCAGTTTGCCGCTTTTGAACCCCATGAGTGAAGTTGCCGGACGTCTGGCAATTCAGGCCGGCGCGCGCTGTCTGGAAAAAGCTTTTGGCGGCAGCGGCGTGCTTTTGGGCGGCGTTACCGGTGTTCCGCCGGCAAAAGTCGTTATTCTCGGTGGCGGAATTGTCGGCACAAACGCTGCGCAAATGGCAGCCGGGCTGGGCGCTAATGTTGTCATTTTGGACATCAATATTGATCGGCTCCGCTTTTTAAACCACGTGCTGCCGGCAAACGTGACGACAATGATGTCCTCGCCGGAAAATATTCGTCAGCAGATTTCTGACGCCGACCTTGTCGTGGGCGCTGTACTGATTCACGGCGCCAAAGCGCCACATTTAATTACCAAAGACATGTTGAAATTGATGAAAAAAGGCTCTGTGATCGTGGACGTCGCCGTTGATCAGGGAGGTTGCGTGGAAACGATTCATCCGACAACTCACGCTGAACCCACTTACGTCGTGGACGGCGTTATTCACTACGGCGTTGCTAACATGCCCGGCGCCGTGCCGCGCACATCGACTGTGGCGCTGACCAATGTGACGCTGCCCTATGCCGTGCAAATTGCCAACAAAGGCTACGCAGAGGCGATAAAATCAAATCGAGAAATAGCCCTGGGCGTCAACGTAATTGACGGAAAAGTCACCTACAAGCCAGTAGCGGATACTTTTGCTATGGAATTTACACCGCTGGAAGATATCGTGAAATAG
- a CDS encoding MerR family transcriptional regulator — protein MKPKPIQKLYYSISEVSEITSVKPHVLRYWETEFDELKPAKNRAGNRIYRLNDIKLIFLIKKLLYEDKFTIEGTKKKLALLHKSRATQIAMPFQKTEKENLLKSIKRELHEILDILDGREEKKEKAEEFPLFFDIEEKGD, from the coding sequence ATGAAACCGAAACCGATTCAAAAATTATACTATTCGATCAGTGAAGTCAGCGAAATCACATCGGTGAAGCCGCATGTCTTGCGCTATTGGGAGACTGAATTTGACGAATTGAAGCCGGCAAAAAATCGAGCTGGCAATCGCATTTATCGCTTGAATGACATCAAGTTAATCTTTCTCATTAAAAAATTACTGTACGAAGACAAATTCACCATTGAAGGCACAAAAAAGAAATTAGCTCTGTTGCACAAATCGCGAGCCACACAGATCGCGATGCCATTCCAGAAAACGGAGAAAGAAAACTTGCTCAAGTCCATCAAACGGGAATTGCACGAAATTCTTGATATTCTCGATGGCAGGGAAGAAAAAAAAGAAAAAGCGGAAGAATTTCCCTTATTTTTCGATATTGAAGAAAAAGGGGACTAA